The Spirochaetae bacterium HGW-Spirochaetae-1 genome includes a region encoding these proteins:
- a CDS encoding acetyl-CoA C-acyltransferase has protein sequence MLEDRDAVIISAVRTPLGSFMGGLSETGATDLGAMVIEEAIKRAGIARDNIQEVMMGQVLPLGYGQNPARQAAMKAGIPMDAGCVTMNKVCGSGLMTIMMASELIKSGYTDIAVAGGMENMSLAPFYIPKARKGTRMGNAEIKDHMVNDGLWDVVNDFHMGISNDLISVNWKVSREDQDRFAAESYARTMKSIETGRFRDEIMPVPMKDRKGNPFYFDTDECPRHTSYEDLAKMKPAFQKEGFATAGNSSIISDGASAVIIMSYAKAKEMGLKPLVKVVASAAAGIELKYVLMAPINSIPKACKKAGIAIKDIGLHEINEAFSGSSTAVNRVLELDPAKVNVNGGGVALGHPIGASGSRVLTTLIYEMKRSGTALGQASLCLGGAEAVTMIVENV, from the coding sequence ATGCTTGAAGACAGAGACGCCGTTATAATCAGCGCCGTACGTACACCGCTGGGATCATTCATGGGAGGCCTTTCAGAAACAGGGGCCACGGACCTGGGCGCCATGGTCATTGAAGAGGCCATAAAAAGAGCGGGAATCGCCAGGGACAATATTCAGGAGGTAATGATGGGCCAGGTTCTTCCCCTGGGGTACGGACAGAACCCGGCGCGGCAGGCGGCCATGAAGGCCGGGATTCCCATGGACGCGGGCTGCGTAACCATGAACAAGGTCTGCGGCTCGGGCCTCATGACCATTATGATGGCCTCGGAACTGATAAAATCGGGATACACTGATATTGCCGTGGCAGGCGGCATGGAAAACATGAGCCTGGCACCTTTCTATATACCCAAGGCGCGCAAGGGAACCCGCATGGGAAACGCGGAAATCAAAGATCACATGGTCAATGACGGGCTCTGGGACGTGGTGAACGATTTCCACATGGGCATCAGCAACGACCTGATCTCGGTGAACTGGAAGGTGAGCCGCGAGGACCAGGACCGCTTCGCAGCCGAAAGCTACGCCCGCACCATGAAATCCATCGAAACGGGCCGCTTCAGGGACGAGATCATGCCCGTGCCCATGAAGGACCGCAAGGGAAACCCCTTTTATTTCGATACGGACGAATGCCCGCGGCACACCAGCTACGAGGACCTGGCAAAAATGAAACCGGCTTTCCAGAAGGAGGGCTTTGCCACGGCCGGCAACAGCTCCATCATCAGCGACGGGGCCTCGGCCGTGATCATCATGAGCTACGCAAAGGCGAAGGAAATGGGCCTGAAACCCCTGGTAAAGGTTGTGGCATCGGCCGCAGCCGGCATCGAACTCAAATATGTTCTCATGGCTCCCATCAATTCCATACCGAAAGCATGTAAAAAGGCCGGCATTGCCATAAAAGATATCGGCCTCCATGAGATAAATGAGGCATTTTCCGGCTCATCCACGGCGGTAAACCGCGTTCTGGAACTGGACCCGGCAAAGGTGAACGTGAACGGCGGCGGCGTTGCCCTGGGTCATCCCATCGGCGCTTCGGGTTCCCGGGTTCTCACCACGCTCATATACGAGATGAAACGCAGCGGAACGGCCCTGGGCCAGGCATCACTCTGTCTCGGCGGGGCCGAGGCCGTTACCATGATCGTGGAAAATGTGTGA
- a CDS encoding DUF2191 domain-containing protein has translation MKTTININDELLDEAMKICGARTKTEAIETGLKEIIASHQRRELANLFGSDKNIMAPGRRRPS, from the coding sequence ATGAAAACAACCATAAATATCAATGATGAACTTCTCGACGAGGCCATGAAAATTTGCGGCGCGAGAACAAAAACCGAGGCAATCGAAACCGGTCTGAAAGAAATCATAGCATCTCATCAGAGAAGGGAACTGGCCAATCTTTTTGGCAGTGATAAAAACATAATGGCACCGGGTAGGCGACGACCCTCGTGA
- a CDS encoding PIN domain nuclease, which produces MIVLDTHVLIWLVNGDERIRKSGFLSYINKALKDHSIIIPAICMWEIAMLVSKERISLSENTLDWIRNVTAAPGISIHPLSPEVAYESTVLPGDFHGDPADRMIVATARVLDATLLTFDEQKIKYGENGFVKVKKPSRS; this is translated from the coding sequence ATGATTGTGCTGGATACGCATGTTTTAATATGGCTGGTCAATGGTGATGAAAGAATCAGAAAATCAGGTTTTCTGTCGTATATTAATAAGGCACTCAAGGATCATTCGATCATAATTCCCGCTATCTGCATGTGGGAAATTGCCATGCTTGTTTCAAAAGAACGTATTTCCTTATCAGAGAATACACTGGATTGGATCAGGAATGTAACCGCCGCTCCAGGCATCAGTATTCATCCCCTGTCGCCGGAAGTTGCTTATGAGAGTACGGTATTACCGGGGGATTTTCATGGTGATCCTGCCGATAGAATGATAGTGGCAACCGCGCGAGTCCTCGATGCGACCCTGCTGACCTTCGATGAACAAAAAATCAAATATGGTGAAAATGGATTCGTAAAGGTTAAAAAACCGTCCCGCAGTTGA
- a CDS encoding type II toxin-antitoxin system prevent-host-death family antitoxin: MQISAAEFKAKCLRIMDRVNMYHEEVVITKHGKPVAKLIPYSSKPGHTIFGYMKDTVTIHDDITKPIPETWDAEK, encoded by the coding sequence ATGCAGATATCAGCTGCTGAATTTAAAGCAAAATGTTTAAGAATAATGGATCGTGTAAACATGTATCACGAAGAAGTTGTTATTACAAAACACGGGAAACCCGTTGCTAAACTGATTCCATACTCATCGAAGCCCGGGCACACAATTTTCGGCTACATGAAAGATACCGTAACGATTCATGATGATATAACAAAACCAATACCTGAAACCTGGGATGCCGAAAAATGA